In a single window of the Natronosalvus caseinilyticus genome:
- a CDS encoding copper resistance protein CopD — MLVDIASRIAHLLFAAIWAGSVFYVAFVVLPLARDGAFNTTKPLEGITTRLTTISRVSAVALLLTGGHLAGTGYSFDGVGKPSLLSSPNGRLVVLMVVCWLLLAALVEVGAKRLESGLNGKKLREPAQRALPLFRAGAVVGLLLLAIGGVITSGAVYVL; from the coding sequence ATGCTCGTGGACATCGCCTCCCGGATCGCCCACCTGCTGTTCGCCGCAATCTGGGCCGGGAGCGTCTTCTACGTCGCGTTCGTGGTGTTGCCGCTGGCTCGAGACGGCGCGTTCAACACGACGAAACCGCTTGAGGGAATCACGACTCGACTCACGACGATTTCGCGCGTGAGCGCGGTCGCACTCTTGCTCACTGGCGGGCACCTCGCCGGGACCGGCTACTCGTTCGACGGCGTCGGCAAACCGAGTCTGCTCTCCTCGCCGAACGGGCGGCTCGTCGTGCTCATGGTCGTCTGCTGGTTGCTCCTCGCCGCCTTGGTCGAGGTCGGTGCGAAGCGCCTCGAATCGGGACTCAACGGCAAGAAGCTCCGCGAACCGGCCCAGCGTGCGCTTCCGCTGTTCCGGGCCGGAGCGGTCGTCGGTCTGCTCTTGCTCGCCATCGGCGGCGTCATCACCTCGGGCGCTGTCTACGTCCTGTAG
- a CDS encoding metal-dependent hydrolase: protein MATTHVFVGLALVTPAAVVVPELATPLAIGAIVGGLLPDVDLVLSHRKTLHFPAFGVVAAGLAVGLAAVVPSASTAALAACVVSAWVHAVSDALGGGPEMDPWRNPSERAVYDHARGAWIRPRRLIRYDGAPEDALLATMLAVSALVAFSGPVRWLIVTGVVVSLAYALCRRRLVEWVPDWIE from the coding sequence ATGGCCACGACGCACGTCTTCGTCGGGCTCGCCCTCGTGACCCCTGCGGCCGTCGTCGTTCCGGAACTCGCGACGCCGCTCGCCATCGGCGCAATCGTTGGCGGCCTCCTCCCGGACGTCGACCTCGTGTTGAGCCACCGGAAGACGTTGCACTTCCCCGCCTTCGGAGTCGTCGCCGCCGGTTTGGCCGTCGGACTCGCGGCGGTCGTGCCTTCGGCGAGTACGGCTGCTCTCGCAGCGTGCGTCGTCAGCGCCTGGGTCCACGCCGTCAGCGACGCCCTGGGTGGGGGTCCGGAGATGGATCCCTGGCGAAACCCGAGCGAGCGCGCCGTCTACGACCACGCTCGAGGGGCGTGGATTCGACCGCGACGGCTGATCCGGTACGACGGTGCACCGGAGGACGCCCTCCTCGCGACGATGCTGGCCGTTTCCGCGCTCGTCGCCTTCTCGGGCCCGGTTCGATGGCTGATCGTCACCGGCGTGGTCGTCTCCCTCGCATACGCGCTCTGCAGACGCCGACTGGTCGAGTGGGTCCCGGACTGGATCGAGTGA